From Anopheles coluzzii chromosome 3, AcolN3, whole genome shotgun sequence, the proteins below share one genomic window:
- the LOC120954975 gene encoding uncharacterized protein LOC120954975, with product MSRNIALCFLVTVACGASAYGRKLECSEHREMECEISNFTIVESMDLSEYEFPDHPHLAFGTYPHSDDSTYVVTIGKELADRLQSTEKLEIQNVSLQRMVLWPNLRSLDASHNYFFELIVEPGQNYQLRELNLSYNRFQSIEFVQALPALRTLDLRHNYLESLSFSLFDMATELWKLNLANNRLQTISTDGSLHLPRLSTLLLHDNLLSVLDASEWRFSMLQELNVARNRLRYLSMCEVNHSFPHLQTLYLDENRWECGHLNATIRQLHQLGVKAMAYYDTEDQEHCNTAIDEICCY from the exons ATGTCCCGGAACATCGCGTTGTG TTTTCTAGTGACGGTTGCTTGTGGCGCCAGCGCCTACGGCCGAAAGCTGGAGTGCAGCGAGCACCGCGAGATGGAGTGCGAAATCTCCAACTTTACCATCGTCGAGTCGATGGACCTGTCCGAGTACGAGTTCCCGGACCATCCGCACCTGGCGTTCGGTACCTACCCGCACTCGGACGACTCGACGTACGTCGTCACCATTGGCAAGGAGCTGGCCGACCGGCTCCAGTCGACCGAGAAGCTCGAGATCCAGAACGTCTCCCTGCAGAGGATGGTGCTCTGGCCGAACCTGCGCTCGCTCGATGCGTCCCACAACTACTTCTTCGAGCTGATCGTCGAGCCGGGGCAGAACTATCAGCTGCGCGAGCTCAACCTCAGCTACAATCGCTTCCAGTCGATCGAGTTCGTGCAGGCGCTGCCCGCCCTGCGCACGCTCGATCTGCGCCACAACTATCTGGAATCGCTCAGCTTCTCGCTGTTCGACATGGCGACCGAGCTGTGGAAGCTGAACCTGGCCAACAACCGACTCCAGACGATCTCGACCGACGGGTCGCTGCATCTGCCGCGCCTGTCGaccctgctgctgcacgaCAACCTGCTGAGCGTGCTGGACGCGAGCGAGTGGCGGTTCAGCATGCTGCAGGAGCTGAACGTCGCCCGCAATCGGCTGCGCTATCTGAGCATGTGCGAGGTGAACCATTCCTTCCCGCACCTGCAGACGCTCTACCTGGACGAGAATCGGTGGGAGTGTGGCCATCTGAACGCCACCATCCGCCAGCTCCATCAGCTCGGCGTCAAGGCGATGGCGTACTACGACACGGAGGACCAGGAACACTGCAACACGGCGATCGACGAAATCTGCTGCTACTAG